From the genome of Thermococcus sp. EP1:
TAAATTTTGTGTCTGTTGGTGTATTATATTATTCATTGAACATAGAATCTGTCCACTTTTACTCAAAGACACATGCCGAAAGAGGTTTCTTGCCATACCGAAAACTAAATAAATGCACTGACTAAAAATGATACTGACAAAACTTGGGAGGAAGAGACGATGATAGAGATTCGTTTTCACGGTAGGGGTGGACAAGGTGCAGTTACAGCTGCAAACATCTTGGCCGAAGGAGCTTTCTTAGAAGGCAAGTATGTCCAAGCGTTCCCGTTTTTTGGTGTTGAAAGAAGAGGTGCTCCAGTTACAGCATTTACAAGAATAGACGAAAGGCCTATTAGAATCAAAACTCAGATTTATGAACCTGATGTGGTAGTTGTTCTTGATCCCTCACTTTTGGACACAGTAGACGTCACAGCAGGTCTTAAAGAGGGTGGGATGGTAATTATAAACACTGAGAAATCAAAGGAAGAAGTTCTTGAGAAGCTCAAGAAAAAGCCAGCTAAACTAGCCCTTGTTGATGCTACAACAATAGCTTTAGAAGTTCTTGGATTGCCAATTACAAATACATCAATTCTCGGTGCAGTGGCAAAAGCCACCGGTGTGGTTAAGATTGAAAGTGTTGAAGAGGCTATTAAGGACACTTTCTCAGGAGAACTTGGAGAGAAGAATGCTAAGGCGGCAAGAGAAGCATTTGGAAAGACCATTGTTTATGAACTTTGATTTTTCCTTCCTTTAAAATTCATTATAAGGGGTGAATTGTCTTGAACACTTTATTCGGGGAGAAGAAGGCAAATGCAGGAAAAAGGGTATTTAAATCTGTTGAAGAATATCCGGAGGTTCCAATAACCCTTGGGACAACATTATCAAACTTTACTGGAGATTGGAGGACTTTCATACCATTTATCGACGAGAGCAAATGTATAAAGTGCTATATTTGTTGGAAGTTCTGTCCAGAGCCTTCAATATACATAAAAGAAGATGGCTATGTTGCGGTGGACTATGATTATTGTAAGGGTTGTGGAATTTGTGCAAATGAATGCCCAACAAAAGCAATTGAAATGGTTAGAGAAAGCAAATGAGGTGGTATGAATGCCAATGAGAAAGGTTATGAAGGGTAATGAAGCTGCTGCGTGGGCTGCTAAACTTGCAAAGCCAAAAGTTGTTGCTGCATTTCCAATCACACCCTCTACACTCGTTCCGGAGAAAATTAGTGAATTCGTAGCTGATGGAGAAATGGATGCTGAGTTCATAAAAGTTGAAAGTGAGCACTCTGCAATTTCTGCATGTGTTGGAGCAAGTGCTGCAGGTGTTAGAGCTTTTACGGCAACTGCTTCCCAAGGTCTTGCCCTGATGCACGAGATTCTTTTCATCGCAGCTGGAATGAGACTTCCAATAGTTATGGCGATTGGTAACAGGTCATTGAGTGCTCCAATTAACATTTGGAATGACTGGCAAGACACAATAAGTGAGAGAGACACTGGATGGATGCAATTCTATGCTGAAAACAACCAAGAAGCATTGGATCTAATTCTTATAGCATTTAAAGTTGCCGAGGACGAGAGAGTTCTTCTCCCAGCAATGGTTGGGTTTGATGCCTTCATATTGACACACACAGTTGAGCC
Proteins encoded in this window:
- a CDS encoding pyruvate/ketoisovalerate ferredoxin oxidoreductase subunit gamma produces the protein MIEIRFHGRGGQGAVTAANILAEGAFLEGKYVQAFPFFGVERRGAPVTAFTRIDERPIRIKTQIYEPDVVVVLDPSLLDTVDVTAGLKEGGMVIINTEKSKEEVLEKLKKKPAKLALVDATTIALEVLGLPITNTSILGAVAKATGVVKIESVEEAIKDTFSGELGEKNAKAAREAFGKTIVYEL
- a CDS encoding 3-methyl-2-oxobutanoate dehydrogenase subunit delta; the encoded protein is MNTLFGEKKANAGKRVFKSVEEYPEVPITLGTTLSNFTGDWRTFIPFIDESKCIKCYICWKFCPEPSIYIKEDGYVAVDYDYCKGCGICANECPTKAIEMVRESK